The following are encoded in a window of Pseudalgibacter alginicilyticus genomic DNA:
- a CDS encoding DUF6786 family protein: MKQQQKITNLGVLTLAIVLITACNNKKKSQEIEPVKEAQQSTKALEGATYNDDVNFMKNYIELIELSDASNQSKVAVSAALQGRVMTSSADGKSGRSYGWINRELFESEEIQEHINVYGGEERFWLGPEGGQYSIFFEKGSEFTLDDWYTPKLIDLEPFEVKNVSATSATFTKKASLKNYSGFQFDMEIEREVAILSKDDIQKELGLQSLSENLKTVAYQTTNTLINIGKKDWKKDSGLLSIWLLGMFNHSPNTTIVIPYVQGDDAALGKVVNDTYFGKVPADRLVVKENAIFFKGDGEYRSKIGLTPMRAKDIAGSYDSANGILTIVKYNKPKNVTDYVNSMWEIQEEPFSGDVINAYNDGAPEPGAKPLGPFYELETSSPALALKAEESGTHIQTTYHIEGDETTLNPLVKELFGVSINDIKTAFN, from the coding sequence ATGAAACAACAACAAAAAATTACCAATTTAGGGGTTTTAACGTTAGCTATTGTGTTAATAACAGCTTGTAATAATAAAAAGAAATCTCAAGAAATAGAGCCTGTAAAAGAAGCTCAACAAAGCACTAAAGCTTTAGAAGGAGCTACTTATAATGATGATGTTAATTTTATGAAAAATTACATCGAATTAATAGAACTGAGCGATGCTAGTAATCAATCTAAAGTAGCAGTTTCGGCTGCGTTGCAAGGTCGCGTTATGACAAGTTCTGCCGATGGAAAATCTGGTAGAAGTTATGGTTGGATTAATCGTGAGTTGTTTGAGTCTGAGGAGATTCAAGAACACATCAACGTTTACGGAGGAGAAGAGCGTTTTTGGTTAGGACCAGAAGGCGGACAATACTCTATCTTTTTTGAAAAGGGTAGTGAATTTACTTTGGATGATTGGTACACGCCAAAATTAATAGATTTAGAACCTTTTGAGGTGAAAAATGTATCGGCAACTTCGGCTACGTTTACTAAAAAAGCATCTTTAAAAAATTATTCAGGGTTCCAGTTCGATATGGAAATAGAAAGAGAAGTAGCTATTCTTTCTAAAGACGATATTCAAAAAGAATTGGGCTTGCAATCCCTTTCAGAAAATTTAAAAACTGTGGCATATCAAACCACCAATACATTAATCAATATTGGAAAAAAAGATTGGAAAAAAGACAGCGGTTTATTGTCTATTTGGTTGTTAGGCATGTTTAATCACTCGCCAAATACCACTATTGTAATTCCTTATGTTCAAGGAGATGATGCTGCATTAGGAAAGGTAGTAAACGACACGTATTTTGGAAAAGTACCCGCAGATAGATTGGTGGTAAAAGAAAATGCCATTTTCTTTAAAGGCGATGGAGAATACAGAAGTAAAATAGGTTTAACGCCAATGAGAGCAAAAGATATCGCAGGTTCTTACGATTCAGCAAACGGAATTTTAACTATTGTAAAATACAACAAGCCTAAAAATGTTACAGATTACGTAAACTCGATGTGGGAAATTCAAGAAGAACCTTTTAGTGGAGATGTTATTAATGCTTATAACGATGGCGCACCAGAACCTGGAGCTAAACCTTTAGGGCCTTTTTATGAGTTAGAAACCTCTTCTCCTGCATTAGCTTTAAAGGCTGAAGAAAGTGGCACACATATTCAAACCACTTATCATATTGAAGGGGATGAAACAACATTGAATCCTTTGGTAAAAGAACTTTTTGGAGTATCAATTAACGACATAAAAACAGCTTTTAATTAA
- a CDS encoding family 43 glycosylhydrolase, which produces MTFKIEAQKIEKVTITYSKVTGIGEEEGVTRRDPSDVIKVNDLYYVWYSKGPLKTGYDATVWYATSRDGYHWTEKGMALSKGKQGSWEAGSVFTPNIMVAEGKYWLFYTGTSKNYGKGFDPDSKIGIAVSDSPDGPWERLPSNPILTNSANKEDFDSHLIDDACLIARNNQYWLYYKGRKLGETPHHTKMGVAISNKPEGPYVKYKGNPVIQGNHAILAWPQGKGVAAMIGVTGPPELVRSVLYSDDGYHFKKTHDVENGPDAGGGFRWNHFSDDGKAARINWGLEIESTETSLPFLHRYDVNWLE; this is translated from the coding sequence GTGACTTTTAAAATCGAAGCTCAAAAAATTGAAAAGGTTACAATAACTTATTCTAAAGTCACAGGCATTGGAGAGGAAGAAGGGGTGACTCGTAGGGACCCTAGTGATGTTATTAAAGTGAATGATTTGTATTACGTTTGGTATTCCAAAGGCCCTTTAAAAACAGGATATGATGCCACGGTTTGGTATGCCACGTCTCGAGATGGATATCATTGGACAGAAAAAGGAATGGCCTTATCCAAAGGAAAACAAGGTTCTTGGGAAGCAGGTAGTGTTTTTACACCTAATATTATGGTGGCAGAAGGAAAATATTGGCTTTTTTATACAGGAACTTCTAAAAATTATGGTAAAGGATTTGATCCAGATTCAAAAATAGGAATAGCGGTTTCTGATTCTCCTGATGGGCCATGGGAACGCCTTCCATCAAACCCAATACTAACCAATAGCGCTAATAAAGAAGATTTTGACAGTCACCTTATTGATGATGCTTGTTTGATTGCGAGAAATAATCAATATTGGTTGTATTATAAAGGTAGAAAGTTAGGTGAAACTCCACATCATACAAAAATGGGAGTAGCCATTTCAAATAAACCCGAAGGCCCTTATGTGAAATATAAAGGGAATCCGGTTATACAGGGAAACCATGCTATATTGGCTTGGCCACAAGGAAAAGGAGTAGCTGCAATGATTGGCGTTACAGGACCACCAGAGTTGGTTCGTTCGGTATTGTATTCTGATGATGGATACCATTTTAAGAAAACGCATGATGTTGAAAATGGACCAGATGCAGGAGGAGGATTTAGATGGAATCATTTTTCAGACGATGGAAAGGCAGCACGTATTAATTGGGGACTTGAAATAGAAAGTACAGAGACTTCTTTGCCGTTTTTACATCGTTATGATGTAAATTGGTTAGAATAA
- a CDS encoding PDZ domain-containing protein → MKHFNTLLLCLVTFILISGSSYGLDIYVSNDGNDKNDGSINNPVATLQKAQELARKKAGKEIINIYVGDGVYYLPETIVFTAEDSGSEKYPIVYRAKNEGGAILSGGVVLDLKWDFYRDGIFMAKTPKGLKIDQVFINGENQRMARYPNYDAAKKAEPYQGYAADAFSNERVAQWENPEGGYIHAMHRARWGGYHYRITGKEGDKLKYEGGWQNNRQMGMHKEYRMVENIFEELDAEGEWYHNAKKNTLYYKPKSGVDVNKAKVEVVRLRHLIEFKGSEKNPVKNITLQGFVVRHAARTFMDSKEPLLRSDWAIYRGGAFFLTGTEAIKILDTEFDQVGGNAIFVNNYNRNTLIKGCHIHDTGASGVCFVGDPNAVRDPLFEYHETNDLSKIDRTPGPKTNNYPAKAVVEDCLIHGIGRTERQPAGVQISMAQFITVRDVSIYDCARAGINISEGTWGGHLIEGCDVFDTVLETHDHGSFNSWGRDRFWHKDRQLSQKFIDEEPNLPYLDAVETTTIRNSRWRCDHGWDIDLDDGSSNYDIYNNVMLNHGLKLREGFRRHVWNNITVNNGFHPHVWYNGSKDQVYSNIFMSAHKPARMKEPYVNETSVDRNFYVADKAQVMKISNTLGWDQNSTFGDPMFVNPEKGDFRVKENSPALKMGFKNFPMDQFGVKKPSLKAIARTPEMPTLISSKEKNESEVEKSITWQGATFSNLSGEEFSAFGVSKEEGGVVLSAILNTSALVKGGLLEGDLIQAVNGIKTTNVAQFNQVTKNLKGKVNLKVVRNQQVKQIKLKI, encoded by the coding sequence ATGAAACATTTTAACACATTACTACTCTGTCTTGTCACATTTATTCTAATCTCTGGCTCCAGTTATGGATTGGATATTTATGTGAGTAATGATGGAAATGATAAGAACGATGGTTCAATAAATAACCCGGTAGCTACCTTGCAAAAAGCTCAGGAATTAGCACGTAAAAAGGCTGGAAAGGAAATAATTAATATTTATGTAGGAGATGGTGTGTATTATCTTCCAGAAACCATTGTGTTCACAGCAGAAGATTCAGGTTCAGAAAAATATCCTATTGTTTATCGAGCTAAAAATGAAGGAGGTGCTATTTTAAGTGGTGGTGTTGTGTTGGATTTGAAGTGGGATTTTTATCGTGATGGAATTTTTATGGCAAAAACGCCTAAAGGTTTAAAAATAGATCAGGTGTTTATCAATGGTGAAAATCAGCGAATGGCTCGTTATCCTAATTACGATGCAGCCAAAAAAGCAGAACCTTACCAAGGTTATGCAGCAGATGCATTTTCAAACGAACGTGTTGCGCAATGGGAAAACCCTGAAGGTGGTTATATTCATGCCATGCATCGTGCCAGATGGGGAGGGTATCATTATCGCATCACTGGAAAAGAAGGAGACAAATTAAAATATGAAGGTGGTTGGCAAAATAACCGTCAGATGGGAATGCATAAGGAATACCGAATGGTAGAAAATATTTTTGAAGAATTAGATGCCGAAGGAGAATGGTACCATAATGCTAAAAAAAACACCCTTTATTACAAACCTAAATCTGGTGTAGATGTAAACAAAGCAAAAGTTGAGGTGGTACGTTTAAGACATTTGATTGAATTTAAAGGCTCTGAAAAAAATCCTGTAAAAAACATCACCTTACAAGGTTTTGTAGTTCGCCATGCGGCTAGAACTTTTATGGATTCTAAAGAACCTCTTTTACGTTCTGATTGGGCAATTTATCGCGGAGGCGCTTTCTTTTTAACAGGCACAGAAGCGATTAAAATTTTAGACACAGAGTTTGATCAAGTAGGAGGGAATGCCATTTTTGTAAACAATTATAATCGTAATACTTTAATCAAAGGATGTCATATTCATGATACCGGTGCGAGTGGTGTTTGTTTTGTAGGCGACCCAAATGCAGTTAGAGATCCATTATTTGAATATCACGAAACCAACGACTTGTCAAAAATAGATCGTACTCCAGGACCTAAAACAAACAATTATCCTGCAAAAGCTGTGGTAGAAGATTGTTTAATTCATGGTATTGGTCGTACAGAACGTCAGCCAGCAGGCGTACAAATTTCTATGGCGCAATTTATTACCGTTCGCGATGTTTCTATTTACGATTGTGCCCGTGCAGGTATTAATATTAGCGAAGGAACTTGGGGAGGTCATTTAATAGAAGGGTGCGATGTTTTTGATACTGTTTTAGAAACCCACGATCATGGATCGTTCAATTCTTGGGGAAGAGATCGTTTTTGGCATAAAGACCGTCAGCTTTCACAAAAATTTATAGATGAAGAACCGAATTTACCTTATTTAGATGCTGTAGAAACCACCACTATTCGAAATAGTAGATGGCGTTGTGACCATGGATGGGATATTGATTTAGATGATGGATCTAGCAATTATGACATTTATAATAATGTCATGCTGAATCACGGTTTAAAATTACGCGAAGGCTTCCGTCGTCATGTATGGAATAACATTACGGTAAATAATGGTTTTCATCCGCATGTTTGGTACAATGGGAGCAAAGATCAAGTGTATAGCAATATCTTTATGTCTGCCCACAAACCTGCACGCATGAAAGAACCTTATGTAAATGAAACCAGTGTAGATCGTAATTTTTACGTAGCTGATAAAGCTCAAGTGATGAAAATTTCCAATACTTTAGGTTGGGATCAAAATTCAACGTTTGGAGATCCTATGTTTGTCAATCCTGAAAAAGGTGATTTTAGAGTAAAAGAAAATTCGCCAGCTTTAAAAATGGGCTTCAAAAACTTTCCTATGGATCAGTTTGGTGTAAAAAAGCCCTCTTTAAAAGCCATTGCGCGTACTCCAGAAATGCCAACTTTAATATCATCTAAAGAGAAGAATGAAAGTGAAGTTGAAAAAAGCATAACATGGCAAGGCGCTACCTTTAGCAATTTATCGGGTGAAGAATTTTCAGCTTTTGGAGTGAGTAAAGAAGAAGGAGGCGTTGTGCTTTCAGCTATTTTAAATACAAGTGCTTTGGTAAAAGGAGGTCTTTTAGAAGGCGACTTAATTCAAGCTGTAAACGGGATAAAAACGACTAACGTAGCTCAATTTAATCAAGTAACTAAAAATCTAAAAGGAAAAGTAAATTTAAAAGTAGTTCGCAATCAGCAGGTAAAGCAAATCAAACTAAAAATATAG
- a CDS encoding sulfatase family protein: MNTYLKSLYCFLLVACISTSKMQAQDTPNIIFIFADDMGIGDISNNYGKAHTPHLDRLVNEGMQFTDAHTSSSVCTPSRYSLLTGRYNWRTRLANHVFGNPTEAPLIKKEEVTVASFLKEAGYHTACIGKWHLGIGWQTIADYKNKEGQEGKGWNIDYSKPAITPTSNGFDYFFGITASLDMPPYVYIENEYATNIPIVTKAFPRKGAATADFEAIDCLRDFAKKSVAYIDERAKNDKPFFLYLPLTSPHTPIVPSKKWQGKSSIGKYGDFIMETDWVVGEVLKTLDKHDLNENTLVIFSTDNGCSPAAKITDLIEKGHYPNGNLRGHKADIYEGGHRVPFIVRWPSVVKAGTKTDRLTCTTDFISTCSEILGTPLDDASGVDGISFLPTLKNPSINDREAIVHHSINGSFAIRKGGWKLAICPGSGGWSYPRAGKTPSGLPPVQLFNLSKDLEEKHNLQAEHPEKVKELINLLQSYVDAGRSTPGMPQQNDREINIYAEDIAK; the protein is encoded by the coding sequence ATGAATACATACTTAAAAAGTCTTTATTGTTTCCTATTGGTGGCCTGTATAAGTACTTCAAAAATGCAAGCTCAAGATACGCCCAATATCATTTTCATTTTTGCTGATGATATGGGAATAGGTGATATTTCTAATAATTATGGAAAAGCTCATACACCACATTTAGATCGTTTGGTAAATGAGGGGATGCAATTTACAGATGCACATACGTCTTCATCAGTATGTACGCCATCACGCTATTCATTGCTAACTGGTCGCTATAATTGGCGGACTAGACTTGCTAATCATGTATTTGGCAACCCAACAGAAGCGCCTTTAATTAAGAAAGAGGAAGTAACAGTGGCGAGTTTTTTAAAGGAAGCAGGTTATCATACAGCTTGTATAGGTAAATGGCACTTAGGTATTGGCTGGCAGACAATTGCTGATTATAAAAATAAAGAGGGGCAAGAAGGAAAAGGATGGAATATAGATTATAGCAAGCCTGCTATAACACCTACGAGTAATGGATTTGATTATTTTTTTGGAATAACTGCTTCTTTGGATATGCCTCCTTATGTTTATATTGAAAACGAATATGCTACAAATATTCCTATAGTAACAAAAGCATTTCCAAGAAAAGGGGCCGCTACAGCCGATTTTGAAGCCATAGATTGCTTAAGGGATTTTGCCAAAAAATCGGTTGCGTACATTGATGAAAGAGCTAAAAATGATAAACCTTTCTTTTTGTATTTACCATTAACATCACCACATACACCCATTGTGCCGAGCAAAAAATGGCAGGGAAAGTCCTCGATTGGTAAATATGGTGATTTTATAATGGAAACAGATTGGGTTGTGGGTGAGGTACTTAAGACGCTCGATAAACATGATTTGAATGAAAATACTCTTGTGATTTTCTCAACGGACAATGGTTGTTCTCCAGCTGCTAAGATTACTGACCTTATTGAAAAAGGACATTATCCAAACGGTAATTTAAGAGGGCACAAAGCAGATATTTATGAAGGTGGTCATCGTGTGCCTTTTATCGTTCGTTGGCCATCCGTTGTTAAAGCGGGTACCAAAACCGATAGACTCACATGTACGACAGATTTTATTAGTACCTGTTCAGAAATATTAGGGACCCCGTTAGATGATGCTTCTGGGGTAGATGGGATTTCTTTTCTTCCAACATTAAAAAATCCATCAATCAATGATAGGGAAGCCATAGTTCATCATTCCATAAACGGATCTTTTGCCATTAGAAAAGGAGGTTGGAAACTGGCAATTTGTCCAGGTTCTGGTGGGTGGAGTTATCCAAGAGCAGGAAAAACACCTTCTGGTTTGCCTCCTGTTCAGCTTTTTAACTTGTCAAAAGATTTAGAAGAAAAACATAATCTTCAGGCGGAACATCCAGAAAAGGTAAAAGAACTCATAAATTTATTACAGTCTTATGTGGACGCTGGTAGAAGTACACCTGGTATGCCACAACAAAATGATAGAGAAATAAATATATATGCTGAAGATATAGCAAAATAA
- a CDS encoding sulfatase family protein encodes MGKIVQKFILSFVLLAVGSGVSLAKNKKLQSGKRVVTRPNIVYIICDDLGYGDVHALAPKISKMVTPNADKLANQGMVFTDAHSGSAVCTPTRYGIMTGRYSWRTKLQSGVVQGYRDNLIVENRPTVASHLKKLGYHTAILGKWHMNFNYLNPSTGKLLEKPKNKKGFKAPIGTNIPDGPITRGFDYFYGIHHAGSMKEIIENDKVIKHEDEINFLPSLTKNSVTYINERAKDKNTPFFLYLPLGSPHTPIVPSADWQGKSELGPYGDFVMETDNVIGEVSKALEKNGLSENTLIIFTSDNGASKAANIPALAEKGHYVSAHMRGSKADLWDGGHRIPFIVRWPVLVKEGTESKELICLTDLFATISEITKTSLPSNGAEDSFSFLPALKQKPINSERNGVIHHSISGHFAYRQGKWKLLLAKGSGGWTAPREHEVAENAPIAQLYNLEKDPSETTNLYETEPEIVKQLLKDLKTDIYSGATRNGTVLKNDIDNIILWKNEK; translated from the coding sequence ATGGGGAAAATAGTTCAAAAATTTATTTTATCGTTTGTTTTATTAGCTGTTGGTTCTGGTGTTTCATTAGCTAAGAATAAGAAACTGCAATCAGGAAAAAGGGTTGTAACTCGTCCTAATATCGTCTATATTATTTGTGATGATTTGGGGTATGGCGATGTACATGCACTAGCACCTAAAATTTCCAAAATGGTAACACCTAATGCAGATAAGTTAGCGAATCAGGGTATGGTGTTTACTGATGCACATTCAGGTTCTGCAGTTTGCACTCCTACTAGATATGGGATCATGACAGGTAGGTATAGTTGGCGAACTAAATTACAAAGTGGAGTAGTACAAGGATATAGAGATAATTTAATTGTGGAAAACCGTCCTACAGTAGCAAGTCATCTTAAAAAATTAGGGTATCATACTGCAATTTTAGGAAAATGGCATATGAATTTTAACTATTTAAATCCTAGTACAGGAAAATTACTTGAGAAACCAAAAAACAAAAAAGGTTTTAAAGCTCCTATTGGTACAAACATACCAGATGGACCTATTACCAGAGGCTTTGATTATTTTTATGGGATTCATCATGCAGGAAGTATGAAGGAAATTATAGAAAATGACAAGGTAATTAAGCATGAAGACGAAATTAATTTTTTGCCTTCATTAACAAAGAATTCGGTAACATACATTAACGAAAGGGCTAAAGATAAAAACACGCCTTTTTTCTTATACCTTCCCTTAGGTTCTCCTCATACACCCATAGTCCCTTCGGCCGATTGGCAAGGAAAAAGTGAATTAGGTCCTTATGGTGATTTTGTGATGGAAACCGATAATGTGATTGGTGAAGTTTCTAAAGCGTTAGAAAAAAATGGTTTATCAGAAAACACGTTAATAATTTTTACAAGCGATAATGGAGCATCCAAAGCTGCAAATATTCCTGCATTGGCAGAAAAAGGCCATTATGTTAGTGCGCATATGAGGGGGTCTAAAGCCGATTTATGGGATGGTGGACATAGGATTCCTTTTATTGTTCGTTGGCCAGTTTTGGTAAAAGAAGGAACTGAGTCAAAAGAATTAATATGTTTAACCGATTTGTTTGCAACCATCTCCGAAATTACGAAAACTTCACTTCCGTCAAACGGAGCAGAAGATAGTTTTAGCTTTTTACCAGCATTAAAGCAAAAACCTATTAACTCAGAGCGTAATGGTGTTATTCATCATTCAATAAGTGGTCATTTTGCTTACAGGCAAGGAAAATGGAAGTTACTTTTAGCAAAAGGTTCTGGTGGTTGGACAGCTCCACGAGAACATGAAGTAGCAGAAAATGCTCCAATAGCGCAGTTGTATAACTTGGAAAAAGACCCTAGTGAAACGACAAATTTATATGAAACAGAGCCAGAAATAGTAAAACAACTTTTAAAAGATTTAAAAACAGATATCTATTCTGGAGCTACACGTAATGGAACGGTTCTTAAAAATGATATCGATAATATTATATTGTGGAAAAATGAAAAATAA
- a CDS encoding sulfatase family protein, producing MKIKLGISLTLSVCLFFISSTIKIQAQEKPNVVYILVDDLGYGDLGCYGATKVKTPNIDKLANEGKMFTDAHSASAVCTPSRYALLTGQYPVRGNSGKGIWGPAAVPSELLIDTEQITIADVFKNSGYATAALGKWHLGFKKGKNDWQEPLSPGPNDLGFDYYYGVPLVNSAPPYVYVENTNVVGSDPKDPLVFVGRGKDKEVTPITPIPPEASQRTQNMFNGAVDAHKLYNDYTVGEVLAGKAVDWITEKTTNKKNDPFFLYFATTHIHHPFTPGTNFQGKSDAELYGDFIQELDWMVGQVMSTLEKQGVADNTLIIFTSDNGAMLNLGGRNAVKAGHKINGDLLGFKFGVWEGGHRIPFIAKWPGKIAPGTVSDQLICNVDMLATFMAVTGQNPNSLENLDSINVLPAFIDNPSEPIRNELLLAPHKSTHLSLRKGKWMYIPAKGSGGFGGSKPHHHAWGGAPAVNFVGGKNSDMENGKLKETAQVAQLYDLEKDKYQTTNVYNQFPEVVKEMEAVLDTYRPKK from the coding sequence ATGAAAATAAAATTAGGAATATCACTAACATTAAGTGTTTGTTTATTTTTTATAAGTAGTACAATAAAAATCCAAGCTCAAGAAAAACCCAATGTCGTTTATATTTTGGTGGACGATTTAGGTTATGGCGATCTGGGTTGTTACGGCGCCACCAAAGTAAAAACACCTAATATTGATAAACTGGCAAACGAAGGAAAAATGTTTACCGATGCTCACTCCGCATCTGCAGTTTGTACACCGTCTCGTTATGCTTTATTAACAGGGCAATATCCTGTTCGCGGTAATAGCGGAAAAGGCATTTGGGGACCCGCTGCAGTACCATCGGAATTATTAATCGATACAGAACAAATTACCATTGCCGATGTATTTAAAAATAGTGGTTATGCTACGGCAGCTTTAGGAAAATGGCATTTAGGATTTAAAAAAGGAAAAAATGATTGGCAAGAACCTTTAAGTCCAGGGCCAAATGATTTAGGTTTCGATTATTATTATGGAGTGCCATTAGTAAATAGTGCGCCACCTTATGTGTATGTTGAAAATACTAATGTGGTTGGAAGTGATCCAAAAGATCCGTTGGTTTTTGTAGGTAGAGGAAAAGACAAAGAAGTTACTCCAATAACACCAATTCCGCCAGAAGCATCTCAAAGAACACAAAATATGTTTAATGGTGCTGTTGATGCTCATAAATTGTACAATGATTATACCGTAGGCGAAGTGTTGGCTGGTAAAGCTGTGGATTGGATTACAGAAAAAACAACCAACAAAAAAAATGATCCTTTCTTTTTATATTTTGCAACGACGCATATTCATCATCCTTTTACTCCAGGAACTAATTTTCAAGGAAAAAGCGATGCCGAACTTTATGGTGATTTTATTCAAGAGTTAGATTGGATGGTTGGTCAAGTAATGTCTACCCTAGAAAAACAAGGTGTTGCAGACAATACATTAATTATTTTTACCAGCGATAACGGGGCGATGTTAAATTTAGGTGGACGTAATGCTGTAAAAGCGGGACATAAAATTAATGGTGATTTATTAGGATTTAAATTTGGTGTTTGGGAAGGCGGACACAGAATTCCATTTATAGCCAAATGGCCAGGGAAAATTGCACCAGGAACCGTTTCTGACCAATTAATTTGTAATGTAGATATGTTGGCAACATTTATGGCTGTTACAGGGCAAAATCCGAACAGTTTAGAGAATTTAGATAGTATAAATGTATTACCTGCATTTATCGATAATCCTAGTGAACCTATTCGAAACGAGTTACTTCTTGCACCGCATAAGTCTACACATTTATCGCTTCGTAAAGGAAAGTGGATGTACATTCCAGCAAAAGGAAGTGGTGGTTTTGGTGGGTCAAAACCACACCATCATGCTTGGGGCGGTGCACCAGCAGTAAATTTTGTAGGAGGAAAAAATAGCGACATGGAAAACGGAAAGCTAAAAGAAACTGCTCAAGTTGCTCAGTTGTACGATTTAGAAAAAGATAAATATCAAACTACCAATGTGTACAATCAATTTCCTGAAGTAGTCAAAGAAATGGAAGCTGTTTTAGATACTTATAGACCTAAAAAATAA